One window from the genome of Immundisolibacter sp. encodes:
- a CDS encoding KpsF/GutQ family sugar-phosphate isomerase: MYLNDVPRTDPATLLQLARDVLETEAEAIRQLAPRLGETFVRACRLLLACRGRVVVLGMGKSGHIGGKIAATLASTGTPAFFVHPGEAGHGDLGMITPQDVVLALSNSGETSEILLILPMIRRLGVGLIAITGDPSSTLARESDVNLDASVEREACPLGLAPTASTTATLALGDALAVALLHTRGFSRDDFSRSHPGGKLGRRLLLHVGDVMVKGERMPVVGRDASLTDALLEITRKGLGMTAVVDADGRAVGVFTDGDLRRVLEKVDNVRTVGIAEVMTCGGVRIGPDLLAAEAAQLMERRRINALLVEDKDGRLIGALNMHTLLDAGVI, from the coding sequence ATGTATCTTAATGACGTCCCACGAACCGATCCGGCGACGCTGCTGCAGCTCGCCCGGGATGTGCTGGAAACCGAAGCCGAAGCAATACGCCAACTGGCGCCGCGGCTGGGCGAGACTTTCGTGCGGGCCTGCCGCCTGCTGCTGGCCTGCCGCGGGCGGGTGGTGGTGCTGGGCATGGGCAAATCGGGCCACATCGGCGGCAAGATCGCGGCCACGCTGGCCAGCACCGGCACGCCGGCCTTTTTCGTGCATCCGGGCGAAGCCGGTCATGGCGACCTTGGCATGATCACGCCGCAGGACGTAGTGCTGGCCCTGTCCAATTCCGGCGAGACCTCGGAAATCCTGCTCATCCTGCCGATGATCCGGCGGCTGGGCGTGGGCCTGATCGCCATTACCGGCGATCCTTCCTCGACGCTGGCCCGCGAGTCGGACGTGAATCTTGACGCCAGCGTGGAACGCGAAGCCTGCCCGCTGGGCCTGGCGCCGACCGCGAGCACCACCGCCACGCTGGCCCTGGGCGATGCGCTGGCGGTGGCGCTGCTGCACACACGCGGCTTCTCGCGCGATGACTTCTCGCGCAGCCACCCGGGCGGCAAGCTCGGCCGGCGCCTGCTGTTGCATGTGGGCGATGTGATGGTGAAGGGCGAGCGCATGCCGGTAGTCGGCCGCGACGCCAGCCTGACCGACGCCCTGCTCGAGATCACCCGCAAGGGCCTGGGCATGACAGCCGTCGTGGACGCCGACGGTCGCGCGGTGGGGGTATTCACCGACGGCGATCTGCGGCGGGTGCTGGAAAAGGTCGACAACGTGCGGACCGTGGGCATCGCCGAGGTGATGACCTGCGGCGGCGTGCGCATCGGTCCGGACCTGCTGGCGGCCGAAGCCGCGCAGCTGATGGAACGACGGCGCATCAATGCGCTGCTAGTAGAAGACAAAGACGGGCGCCTGATCGGCGCCCTGAACATGCATACGTTGCTGGATGCTGGCGTGATCTGA
- a CDS encoding DUF1329 domain-containing protein, whose translation MKNLPIIAGLAVAGAAALFAGAAVAKVSPEEAAKLGLEGTELTPVGAVRAGNADGSIPAWDGGIKAPPAGYEDGKWYVDPYKDDQVLFTITAQNYQQYEDKLSPGTVAMLKKYPDTFKMNVYPSRRSASYPQWLYENSIWNATNTDWCNPPPGGPNTAQRCVKQETYRPGVFFPIPKDGGELMYNHTFYFFGKWFTTVAYGFNAFPDGNYAEHVKRERWLFPLFLVGDEKPKGEMYDRKGGAAWCFSQEDLAPPRTAGTMFSGCNYFSSTDFDAYLYVPGQRRVRKAPEIGFYDSPGTGSDGLRTADARNLFAQTGDEEWYDWSPPVRKEMYIPYNSYKLADPQYTFKDIVRKGHVNSDIKRYELHRVWVIEGKLKPGFRHLGPHRLVYVDEDSWAAALADMYDAQGNLWRVSEAYLLNYYNVPMVHWWGDDHSDLISGRHSGTNGYFNQGAKLGTFPPDFSPSGKPDPDLMTPAGLRKYGVR comes from the coding sequence ATGAAAAATTTACCGATCATCGCCGGCCTTGCCGTTGCCGGAGCGGCGGCGTTATTTGCCGGGGCGGCTGTCGCCAAGGTATCGCCTGAGGAAGCGGCCAAGCTGGGCCTGGAGGGGACGGAGTTGACGCCAGTCGGCGCCGTCCGCGCCGGCAACGCCGACGGCAGCATTCCGGCCTGGGATGGCGGCATCAAGGCGCCGCCCGCCGGCTACGAGGACGGCAAGTGGTACGTGGATCCCTACAAGGACGACCAGGTGCTGTTCACCATCACGGCGCAGAACTATCAGCAGTACGAGGACAAGCTGTCGCCGGGCACCGTCGCGATGCTCAAGAAGTATCCGGACACGTTCAAGATGAACGTCTATCCGAGTCGGCGCAGTGCCTCATATCCGCAGTGGCTGTATGAGAATTCGATCTGGAACGCAACCAACACCGATTGGTGCAACCCCCCTCCGGGTGGACCCAACACAGCCCAGCGCTGCGTGAAGCAGGAGACCTATCGTCCGGGTGTGTTCTTCCCCATTCCCAAGGATGGCGGGGAGCTTATGTACAACCACACGTTCTACTTCTTCGGCAAGTGGTTCACGACGGTTGCGTATGGCTTCAATGCGTTTCCGGATGGCAATTATGCCGAGCACGTGAAGCGTGAGCGTTGGTTGTTCCCCTTGTTCTTGGTTGGGGACGAAAAACCCAAGGGAGAAATGTACGACCGCAAGGGCGGCGCCGCCTGGTGCTTCTCGCAGGAAGACCTGGCGCCCCCGCGCACTGCGGGCACCATGTTCAGCGGCTGCAACTATTTCAGCTCAACCGATTTCGATGCCTACCTGTACGTGCCGGGTCAACGGCGGGTGCGCAAGGCGCCGGAGATCGGCTTCTACGATAGCCCCGGCACCGGCTCCGATGGTTTGCGCACGGCCGATGCCCGCAACCTGTTCGCCCAGACCGGTGACGAGGAGTGGTATGACTGGTCGCCGCCGGTGCGCAAGGAGATGTACATCCCCTACAACAGCTACAAGCTGGCCGACCCGCAGTACACCTTCAAGGACATCGTGCGCAAGGGCCACGTCAACTCGGACATCAAGCGTTACGAGCTGCACCGCGTCTGGGTCATTGAGGGCAAGCTGAAACCAGGATTCCGTCATCTTGGCCCGCATCGCCTGGTGTACGTGGACGAGGACAGCTGGGCCGCGGCGCTTGCCGATATGTACGATGCGCAGGGCAACCTGTGGCGTGTGTCGGAGGCATATCTGCTCAATTACTACAACGTGCCGATGGTGCACTGGTGGGGCGACGACCACTCGGACCTGATCTCCGGCCGCCATTCCGGCACCAACGGTTACTTCAACCAGGGCGCGAAGCTCGGCACCTTCCCGCCGGATTTCTCGCCTTCTGGCAAGCCTGATCCGGACCTGATGACGCCAGCCGGTCTGCGCAAGTATGGGGTTCGCTGA
- a CDS encoding DUF1302 family protein — protein sequence MKLRKNVTPPTRTARYWLAAAALAAAGDAVQAASFQLFDGAVEGSFDTTLGYGLQLRTEKMDPSLTIPHPSRWAPGQTEAGLLLGNVQYGNRELFNKKWDIFSNLVKASHDLQVNGQGWSAFMRGNYFYDFAMASEKDSLPDAAENRAIMHGDITDAYFLTRFGSADQFTVRLGKQVISWGENTFIGGSLNDINTVDISKLRQPGIELKDALVGTPAAYFSWQMNEALSLETFVLFGYDELKVDPYGGFFGTQDVITDGGGFANAMSGPFPICAAPDGGICHLAAPGGIPVTRAGDDIPSYGGQYGVALRYYAPNLGNGFDFGLYYQNLHDHNPQLSSYAGSVVGGVPQPGRFFVDYAKDVERYGLSFNTTLGSWALGGEYSYRRNAPLQDTDFLIVAATGRDLSGNVYAPGTKYVGFEDYKRHQVQLTAQRLWGPVPMLLGADQWNTIGEIAYGWAEDMPGIDLNGHERAPAYTPAQLAAAAIAGGGFLRFDDVTNHFWGFVARSTLTYNNILFNRINMDFNTALKWDVEGVSPEFGGATLFIGGRKQLSVGVTFDYALNWKLGINQTFIFDGDNDQWRPNGSRPVNNTDRDFLSLDVSYTF from the coding sequence ATGAAATTACGCAAGAACGTCACGCCGCCGACCCGCACGGCTCGTTACTGGCTGGCTGCAGCGGCACTCGCCGCAGCCGGCGACGCTGTCCAGGCCGCCAGTTTTCAGTTGTTCGATGGCGCGGTGGAGGGTTCCTTCGACACCACGCTGGGTTACGGTCTGCAACTGCGGACCGAGAAGATGGACCCGTCCTTGACCATTCCCCATCCCAGCCGCTGGGCGCCGGGCCAGACCGAGGCTGGGCTGCTGCTCGGCAACGTACAGTACGGCAACCGCGAACTGTTCAACAAAAAATGGGACATCTTCTCCAACCTGGTCAAGGCCTCGCATGACCTGCAGGTGAACGGCCAAGGCTGGAGCGCGTTCATGCGCGGCAATTATTTCTACGACTTCGCCATGGCGAGCGAGAAGGACAGTCTTCCGGATGCCGCGGAGAACCGCGCCATCATGCACGGCGACATCACCGACGCCTATTTCCTGACCCGCTTTGGCAGTGCCGACCAGTTCACGGTGCGTCTGGGCAAACAGGTCATTTCCTGGGGCGAGAACACCTTCATCGGTGGTTCATTGAACGATATCAATACTGTTGATATTTCCAAATTACGTCAGCCCGGTATTGAGCTGAAGGATGCCCTGGTCGGCACGCCGGCGGCGTATTTCAGTTGGCAGATGAATGAGGCGCTGTCGCTGGAAACCTTCGTCCTGTTTGGTTACGACGAGCTGAAGGTCGATCCTTATGGTGGTTTCTTCGGCACCCAGGATGTCATCACCGATGGTGGTGGCTTTGCCAATGCGATGAGTGGCCCGTTTCCCATTTGTGCGGCGCCGGACGGTGGAATCTGTCATTTAGCGGCTCCGGGTGGCATACCGGTGACGCGTGCCGGCGACGACATTCCGTCGTATGGCGGCCAGTATGGCGTGGCGCTACGTTACTACGCGCCGAATCTGGGTAACGGTTTCGATTTTGGCCTGTATTATCAAAACCTGCACGACCACAACCCGCAGCTGTCCTCATATGCCGGGTCCGTTGTCGGCGGGGTGCCACAACCAGGGCGGTTTTTTGTCGACTATGCCAAGGATGTCGAGCGTTACGGTTTGAGCTTCAACACCACGCTGGGGTCGTGGGCCTTGGGTGGCGAGTACAGCTATAGGCGCAATGCACCGCTCCAGGACACGGATTTTCTGATTGTGGCGGCGACGGGCCGCGATCTGAGCGGCAATGTCTACGCCCCGGGTACGAAATATGTCGGCTTCGAGGATTACAAGCGCCATCAGGTTCAGTTGACCGCGCAGCGCCTCTGGGGTCCGGTGCCGATGCTGCTGGGTGCGGACCAGTGGAATACCATCGGTGAAATCGCCTACGGCTGGGCGGAGGATATGCCGGGTATTGACCTCAATGGTCACGAAAGGGCGCCTGCCTATACCCCTGCGCAGTTGGCGGCGGCGGCTATCGCGGGCGGCGGCTTCCTTCGCTTTGATGATGTCACCAATCACTTCTGGGGCTTCGTGGCCCGCTCGACGCTCACCTACAACAATATTCTGTTCAACCGCATCAACATGGACTTCAACACCGCCTTGAAGTGGGACGTAGAGGGCGTGTCGCCCGAGTTCGGCGGGGCGACGCTGTTCATTGGCGGTCGCAAGCAATTGTCGGTCGGGGTGACCTTCGACTATGCATTGAATTGGAAGCTGGGCATCAACCAGACCTTCATCTTCGACGGCGATAACGACCAGTGGCGTCCGAACGGCAGCCGCCCGGTCAACAACACCGACCGCGACTTCCTGTCACTGGATGTGAGCTACACGTTCTGA
- a CDS encoding DUF1302 family protein, with translation MTKRMQLRTAVAAGAAAFISASAPAVDFKIGELEAAFDTDLTWGLSMRTAKPDPLNQGVYANRYLFQDKWDIFSNAIKGSHTLEVKGDSFGGLVRGNWFYDFEMANQNLPDAAENRAKQHGDITDAYVYKYLLPDQNLSVRLGKQVISWGESTFIGQAISDVNTVDISKLRTPGSDLKDAYLGTPAIDIAYTFAENYTLEGFYLFGYDEIKVDPMGSFFGTLDAISDGGGFPNALGGFGGSTFVNVPPGMNPRCIAPDGKPCDLLGGRLVRSGDDIPSYGGQWGLALRMFLPSFGNGGEVGFYYQNMHDHLPSLSVTRNAVGPGGRFFIEYPENVERFGVSFNTNLAGVALSGEYSWRRNAPIQLLGPLLQGAGLAPGLAPGATIRGFDRIERHQAQFSVNKNWGVTQWLKADANATVAEVMWGWIGGLPDSSKLFEPDISKDFGKLVVRHSLTYNAALFNLIALEPSVAFSWDLHGFSNELGGAKLVVDDRKAITVGLGFLYGGGKWTGGISYTNFFGPQGDFNAAASPYNGTNDRDFLSFNASYSF, from the coding sequence ATGACCAAGCGCATGCAATTACGCACAGCGGTTGCGGCCGGTGCCGCGGCCTTCATTTCGGCCTCGGCGCCGGCAGTGGACTTCAAGATCGGGGAGCTGGAGGCGGCGTTCGATACGGACCTCACCTGGGGGCTTTCGATGCGTACGGCCAAGCCCGATCCCCTGAACCAGGGCGTCTACGCCAATCGCTATCTGTTCCAGGACAAGTGGGACATATTCTCGAACGCTATCAAGGGTTCCCATACCCTCGAGGTGAAGGGTGACAGCTTCGGTGGCCTGGTGCGTGGCAACTGGTTCTACGATTTCGAGATGGCGAACCAGAATCTGCCGGATGCCGCCGAGAACCGTGCCAAACAGCATGGCGACATCACGGACGCCTACGTTTACAAGTATCTGCTGCCGGATCAGAACCTGTCGGTTCGTCTGGGCAAGCAGGTGATTTCCTGGGGCGAGAGTACCTTCATCGGGCAGGCTATTTCCGACGTCAACACCGTTGACATCTCCAAGCTGCGCACGCCCGGGTCCGACCTGAAGGACGCGTACCTGGGCACGCCGGCCATCGACATTGCTTATACCTTCGCCGAGAACTACACGCTCGAAGGTTTTTACCTGTTCGGGTACGACGAGATCAAGGTCGATCCGATGGGCAGCTTCTTCGGGACTTTGGATGCGATTTCCGACGGTGGCGGCTTTCCGAATGCACTCGGTGGTTTCGGCGGCAGTACATTCGTCAATGTGCCCCCCGGGATGAATCCGCGTTGTATCGCGCCCGACGGAAAGCCCTGCGACCTGCTGGGCGGCCGTCTCGTGAGGAGCGGGGACGACATTCCCTCCTACGGCGGCCAATGGGGTCTGGCGCTTCGCATGTTCCTGCCGAGCTTTGGCAACGGCGGCGAGGTCGGGTTCTATTATCAGAACATGCACGATCATCTGCCGTCGTTGTCGGTCACGCGCAACGCGGTGGGGCCGGGCGGCCGGTTCTTCATCGAATATCCCGAAAATGTCGAGCGGTTCGGCGTCTCGTTCAACACCAACCTTGCCGGTGTTGCGCTCAGTGGCGAGTATTCGTGGCGGAGAAATGCGCCAATTCAGCTGCTCGGGCCGCTGTTGCAAGGCGCCGGCCTTGCGCCGGGTTTGGCGCCGGGGGCGACCATACGGGGATTCGACCGCATCGAGCGCCACCAGGCGCAGTTCTCCGTCAACAAGAACTGGGGCGTGACGCAGTGGCTGAAGGCCGATGCCAATGCCACCGTGGCGGAAGTGATGTGGGGCTGGATTGGCGGGCTTCCGGATTCCTCGAAGCTGTTCGAGCCGGACATCAGCAAGGATTTCGGGAAACTGGTGGTTCGGCATTCACTTACCTACAACGCAGCCTTGTTCAACCTGATCGCGCTGGAGCCGAGCGTGGCGTTCAGCTGGGATCTGCACGGCTTCTCGAACGAACTGGGCGGTGCCAAGCTGGTGGTTGATGACCGCAAGGCGATCACGGTCGGCCTGGGCTTCCTGTACGGTGGTGGAAAATGGACAGGTGGTATCAGTTACACAAATTTCTTTGGGCCGCAGGGTGATTTCAACGCGGCGGCCAGCCCCTACAATGGCACCAACGACCGCGACTTCCTGTCGTTCAATGCGAGTTACTCATTCTGA
- a CDS encoding YCF48-related protein: protein MNSIKMISSRVLFTLLGMLLIGGGLALPARGVELIGAQPAATGPKVSKALLLDAAHAGERIVAVGERGIVLYSDDQGQNWLQAVVPVDVTLTSVSFVDAKHGWATGHDAVILATEDGGANWVLQHADPDLDVPLLDVYFESATSGLAVGGRGNLFRTDDGGKTWTNQVVLTRDDFDSHLFGISKSPSGSYFLASEQGVLYRSDDGGATWTQLDSPYRGSFFGVITTSAGRVVAFAMLGHVAVSDDNGSTWRLVPTGTDKSFMSATISAGGAVVLAGLDGAIAVSRDGGESFELMSQPERRKFARLLQKRDGTWLAFGEGGVRSISLDIK from the coding sequence TTGAACTCGATCAAGATGATCAGCTCGCGTGTACTGTTCACGCTGCTTGGGATGCTGCTCATCGGCGGCGGGCTAGCCCTGCCCGCGCGCGGGGTGGAGTTGATCGGCGCGCAGCCGGCGGCTACCGGGCCGAAAGTGTCCAAGGCGCTGTTGCTGGATGCCGCGCATGCCGGCGAGCGCATCGTGGCGGTCGGCGAACGCGGCATCGTGCTGTACTCGGACGACCAGGGCCAGAACTGGTTGCAGGCCGTGGTGCCGGTCGATGTCACGTTGACGTCGGTGAGCTTCGTCGACGCCAAACATGGCTGGGCAACCGGGCACGACGCGGTGATCCTGGCCACCGAGGACGGGGGCGCCAATTGGGTCCTGCAGCATGCCGATCCGGACCTCGACGTGCCGCTGCTGGATGTCTATTTCGAGTCAGCGACATCGGGTCTGGCCGTCGGCGGACGCGGCAACCTTTTCCGTACCGACGATGGCGGCAAGACCTGGACCAACCAGGTGGTTCTGACGCGCGATGATTTTGACAGCCATTTGTTCGGGATCAGCAAGTCGCCGTCGGGAAGCTATTTTCTGGCTTCCGAACAGGGCGTTCTGTACCGGTCCGACGACGGCGGCGCCACCTGGACGCAGCTGGACAGCCCCTACCGCGGGTCCTTTTTCGGCGTGATCACGACCAGCGCCGGTCGCGTCGTCGCCTTCGCCATGCTAGGCCACGTGGCCGTCAGCGACGACAACGGTTCCACTTGGCGCCTGGTGCCAACGGGCACCGACAAGTCGTTCATGTCGGCCACCATTTCCGCCGGCGGCGCGGTGGTGCTGGCCGGCCTCGATGGCGCCATCGCGGTGAGCCGGGACGGTGGCGAGAGCTTCGAACTCATGTCCCAGCCGGAGCGGCGCAAGTTCGCCCGCCTCCTGCAAAAGCGCGATGGAACCTGGCTCGCGTTCGGCGAGGGTGGTGTCCGCAGCATCTCCCTCGATATCAAGTAA
- a CDS encoding MMPL family transporter, with protein sequence MLTSNYASAMTRVSGWLADALIRYRVAVLVVLTLLTAFLGYQASFLRMDPGFTKSIPLGHPYMKTYTQYTDQFGGANVIIVALMQREGDIFNVDFFKTLEKATQDVLFIKGVDRSSVTSLFTPNVDYVLVNEEGFAGHRVVEPDFKPSPESIEQVRRNLLVSQHVGRLVSHDFRGALIRAELVDKDPATGQPLDYTQVAAALEQIRAKYGSDNVDVKIIGFAKFIDDVIQGALGVVLFFVIAVAITGVMLYFYSNSLQITVLAILVAVTAVVWQLGLIRLLGYGIDPLSILVPFLILSIGVSHAIQMTNTWKLEILGGADSRTAAREAFNKLFIPGTTALLANAVGFAVIMIIDIDIIQELGITASIGVAVMVATNKFMLPVLLSYAGMKPRTVERIRARVLEQEKPFFRFLSGFADRRRGTGVILVAVVLLGLGWWKWQSLIIGDSEVGAPEFRPDARYNQDIKAIISNFNVGIDELTVIAEMPRDGCNTFGVMQTIDRFVWHVGNVDGVQSVATLSQVMKDRNVGNNEGHIKFYGLPRTAAGLGSAMRNIELSQKLFNDTCEALPIRIFLWDHKAPTLQRVIEAVKSFRVPEEGDGSKVAFRLALGPAGVMAATNEAVQRAELTMMGALFVTVGFLCYLTFLSWRASACILLPLALVSILANAVMVLLNIGLKVSTLPVVALGVGVGVDYGIYLFARTQAHIRRGLSLKDAYYEGLKQSGTAVIFTASTMSIGVATWFFSDLKFQSDMGVLLAYMFFVNMVGAVVLLPALAAWLIDVEKERVSTRGLSH encoded by the coding sequence ATGCTGACGTCTAATTACGCGAGCGCGATGACGCGCGTGTCCGGCTGGCTGGCAGACGCATTGATCCGCTACCGTGTCGCGGTGCTGGTCGTGCTCACGCTGCTGACGGCGTTTCTGGGCTACCAGGCATCGTTCCTGCGAATGGACCCGGGTTTCACCAAGTCCATCCCGCTTGGCCACCCGTACATGAAGACCTACACCCAGTACACCGATCAGTTCGGTGGGGCCAATGTGATCATCGTGGCCCTGATGCAGAGGGAAGGCGACATCTTCAACGTCGATTTCTTCAAGACGCTGGAGAAGGCCACCCAGGATGTGCTGTTCATCAAGGGCGTCGACCGGTCGTCGGTGACCTCGCTGTTCACGCCGAACGTCGACTACGTGCTGGTGAACGAAGAGGGCTTTGCCGGCCACCGCGTGGTCGAGCCTGACTTCAAGCCAAGCCCGGAGAGCATCGAGCAAGTGCGGCGCAATCTGCTGGTTTCGCAGCACGTCGGGCGCCTGGTGTCGCATGACTTTCGCGGTGCCCTGATCCGGGCCGAGTTGGTGGACAAGGACCCCGCCACGGGCCAGCCGCTCGATTACACGCAGGTGGCGGCCGCGCTCGAGCAGATTCGGGCCAAGTATGGCAGCGACAACGTCGACGTGAAGATCATCGGCTTTGCCAAGTTCATCGACGATGTGATCCAGGGCGCGCTGGGGGTGGTGCTGTTCTTCGTCATCGCCGTTGCGATCACGGGCGTGATGCTGTACTTCTATTCGAACTCGCTGCAGATCACGGTACTGGCGATCCTGGTCGCCGTCACGGCGGTGGTTTGGCAGCTTGGTTTGATCCGGCTGCTCGGTTACGGCATTGACCCACTGTCGATTCTGGTGCCGTTCCTGATTCTGTCGATCGGCGTCAGCCACGCCATCCAGATGACCAACACCTGGAAGCTGGAAATCCTGGGCGGTGCGGATTCGCGCACGGCGGCGCGCGAGGCATTCAACAAGCTGTTTATCCCGGGCACCACGGCGCTGCTGGCCAATGCTGTCGGCTTTGCCGTGATCATGATCATCGACATCGACATCATCCAGGAACTCGGCATCACGGCCAGCATCGGTGTCGCGGTGATGGTGGCCACCAACAAGTTCATGCTGCCGGTGCTGTTGTCCTACGCCGGCATGAAGCCGCGCACCGTCGAGCGGATCCGCGCCCGGGTTCTCGAGCAGGAAAAGCCGTTTTTCCGTTTTCTGTCCGGTTTCGCGGATCGGCGGCGCGGCACGGGGGTCATCCTGGTCGCCGTTGTCCTGCTCGGCTTGGGCTGGTGGAAATGGCAGTCATTGATCATCGGCGACAGCGAGGTAGGGGCACCGGAGTTCCGGCCCGATGCCCGTTACAACCAGGACATCAAGGCCATCATCAGTAACTTCAATGTCGGTATCGACGAACTGACAGTGATTGCCGAGATGCCACGTGATGGTTGCAACACCTTCGGCGTGATGCAGACAATTGACCGCTTCGTATGGCACGTGGGCAATGTCGATGGCGTGCAGTCGGTTGCGACGCTGTCGCAGGTGATGAAGGACCGCAACGTCGGCAACAACGAGGGGCACATCAAGTTCTATGGCCTGCCACGGACGGCCGCCGGTTTGGGTTCGGCGATGCGCAACATCGAGCTGAGCCAGAAGCTTTTCAACGACACCTGCGAAGCGCTGCCCATACGCATCTTCCTGTGGGACCACAAGGCGCCGACGCTGCAGCGGGTGATCGAGGCCGTCAAGAGTTTCCGGGTTCCCGAGGAGGGTGACGGATCGAAAGTCGCATTCCGACTGGCATTGGGCCCGGCGGGCGTGATGGCCGCCACCAACGAGGCGGTTCAGCGCGCCGAGTTGACCATGATGGGTGCCCTGTTCGTGACGGTGGGCTTTCTGTGCTACCTCACGTTCCTGTCGTGGCGGGCATCGGCGTGCATCCTGCTGCCGCTGGCGCTGGTGTCGATTCTCGCCAACGCGGTGATGGTGCTGCTCAACATCGGCCTGAAGGTCTCCACGCTCCCGGTGGTGGCGTTGGGCGTCGGCGTCGGCGTCGACTACGGCATCTATCTGTTCGCCCGCACCCAGGCGCACATCCGCCGCGGCCTGAGTCTGAAGGATGCATATTATGAGGGCCTCAAGCAGTCCGGTACGGCGGTAATTTTCACGGCCAGCACCATGTCCATCGGGGTGGCGACCTGGTTCTTCTCGGATTTGAAGTTCCAGTCCGACATGGGCGTGCTTCTGGCATATATGTTCTTCGTGAACATGGTCGGCGCCGTCGTGCTGTTGCCGGCGCTGGCGGCATGGCTGATTGACGTCGAGAAAGAGCGGGTGTCGACGCGCGGGCTGTCGCACTGA
- a CDS encoding DUF1329 domain-containing protein — MKGVKWAASLALAVACTGVPLMASAKVSPEEAAKLGIEGTELTPMGAIRAGNADGSIPAWDGGIKTPPAGYTQGGWYIDPYADDKILFTITAQNYEQYKDRLSAGQIAMLKKYPDSYKLNVYPTRRSASYPKEVYENSIWNATHTEWCNPPLGKDREERCVKREVYRPGIFFPIPKTGGEAMWNHTYYWFGKFYTVTHYGFNAFADGTYAEFATRERWIVPSAMNPDEIPKGDVFTRNGGAAWCFSQETLAPPRNAGSIFGGCNYFETTDFDAYLYVPGQRRVRKAPEIGFYDSPSTNSDGLRTADSKYMGAMTGDVEWYTWTAQRKEMFVPYNAYKMAQPGIGMKDIVRPGHVNSDLIRYELHRVWAIEGKIKPGFRHLSPHRVTYIDEDSWAGVASDMYDAQDNLWRVSEGYLLNYYDVPTVHHFADDHSDLINGRHASNAGWPNISGNPGDLINYHVMPDPDVQTPAGLRKYGMR; from the coding sequence ATGAAAGGGGTGAAATGGGCGGCGAGCCTGGCGCTTGCCGTGGCGTGTACGGGTGTGCCGCTGATGGCGAGTGCCAAGGTGTCGCCGGAAGAAGCGGCCAAGCTCGGCATCGAGGGCACCGAGCTGACGCCGATGGGCGCGATCCGCGCCGGCAATGCCGACGGCAGCATCCCCGCCTGGGATGGCGGCATCAAGACGCCACCCGCGGGCTACACCCAGGGCGGCTGGTATATCGATCCGTATGCGGACGACAAGATTCTGTTCACCATCACGGCGCAGAACTACGAGCAGTACAAGGACAGGCTGTCAGCCGGTCAGATCGCGATGCTGAAAAAATACCCGGACAGCTACAAGCTGAACGTGTACCCGACGCGGCGCAGCGCGTCCTACCCGAAGGAAGTCTACGAGAACAGCATCTGGAACGCGACGCACACGGAGTGGTGCAACCCGCCGCTGGGCAAGGACCGTGAGGAGCGGTGCGTCAAGCGCGAGGTATACCGGCCAGGGATTTTCTTCCCCATACCGAAGACCGGCGGCGAGGCGATGTGGAACCATACCTATTATTGGTTTGGCAAGTTCTACACAGTCACGCACTATGGTTTCAATGCGTTTGCCGATGGCACCTATGCCGAATTCGCCACGCGCGAGCGCTGGATCGTGCCTTCGGCCATGAATCCGGATGAGATACCGAAGGGTGACGTGTTCACCCGTAACGGCGGGGCAGCCTGGTGCTTCTCGCAGGAAACCCTGGCGCCGCCGCGCAACGCGGGCAGTATTTTCGGCGGATGCAACTATTTCGAGACCACCGACTTTGACGCTTACCTGTACGTGCCCGGCCAGCGCCGGGTGCGCAAGGCGCCGGAAATCGGCTTCTATGACAGCCCGAGCACCAACTCCGACGGCCTGCGCACGGCGGACTCAAAGTACATGGGCGCCATGACCGGTGACGTGGAATGGTACACGTGGACGGCGCAGCGAAAGGAGATGTTCGTGCCGTACAACGCCTACAAAATGGCGCAGCCGGGAATCGGCATGAAGGACATCGTGCGACCTGGTCACGTCAATTCGGACCTTATACGTTATGAGCTGCATCGGGTGTGGGCCATCGAAGGCAAGATCAAGCCAGGATTTCGGCATCTGTCGCCACACCGCGTCACTTACATAGACGAAGACAGCTGGGCCGGGGTAGCCTCCGACATGTACGATGCACAGGACAACCTGTGGCGCGTGTCCGAGGGCTATTTGCTTAATTACTACGACGTACCAACCGTTCATCATTTTGCCGACGATCATTCCGACCTGATCAACGGCAGGCATGCTTCCAATGCCGGCTGGCCGAATATCAGCGGCAATCCCGGTGACTTGATCAATTACCACGTCATGCCGGACCCTGATGTTCAGACACCAGCTGGATTGCGCAAGTATGGAATGCGCTAG